A single genomic interval of Corvus hawaiiensis isolate bCorHaw1 chromosome 5, bCorHaw1.pri.cur, whole genome shotgun sequence harbors:
- the FBXO8 gene encoding F-box only protein 8 isoform X2 — protein sequence MLLGSQMGQGLWRIARNQQLQQQGYSGQGYLTREHGRRIPANNVSNTSHRKQAQGGIDIYHLLKTRKSKEQEGFINLEMLPPELSFTILSYLNATDLCLASCVWQDLANDELLWQGLCKSTWGHCSIYNKNPPLGFSFRKLYMQLDEGSLTFNANPDEGVNYFMSKGILDDSPKEIAKFIFCTRTLNWKKLRIYLDERRDVLDDLVTLHNFRNQFLPNALREFFRHIHAPEERGEYLETLITKFSHRFCACNPDLMRELGLSPDAVYVLCYSLILLSIDLTSPHVKNKMSKREFIRNTRRAAQNISEDFVGHLYDNIYLIGHVAA from the exons ATGCTACTAG GCTCGCAGATGGGTCAGGGACTCTGGAGGATTGCTAGAAACCAACAATTGCAACAGCAAGGATACAGTGGACAAGGCTATCTTACCAGAGAGCATGGTAGGAGGATACCTGCTAACAATGTTTCCAATACGAGCCATCGCAAGCAAGCCCAAGGAGGCATTGACATCTACCACCTGTTGAAGACAAGGAAATCTAAAGAACAAGAAGGATTCATTAACCTGGAAATGTTGCCACCAGAGCTTAGTTTTACTATTTTGTCATACCTGAATGCAACTGATCTCTGTCTAGCATCATGTGTCTGGCAGGATCTTGCTAATGATGAGCTCCTCTGGCAAGG GTTGTGCAAATCCACTTGGGGTCACTGTTCTATATACAATAAGAATCCGCCTCTaggattttcttttagaaaattgTATATGCAGCTAGATGAGGGCAGTCTCACCTTTAATGCCAACCCTGATGAG GGAGTCAACTACTTTATGTCCAAAGGCATACTAGACGATTCACCGAAAGAAATAGCTAAGTTTATCTTTTGCACAAGAACACTGAATTGGAAGAAGCTGAGAATCTACCTTGATGAAAG GAGAGATGTTTTGGATGACCTCGTGACGCTGCACAACTTCAGAAATCAGTTCTTGCCAAATGCACTGAGAGAGTTCTTCAGACACATTCACGCTCCTGAGGAGCGTGGGGAGTACCTTGAAACTCTCATAACAAAGTTCTCTCACAGATTCTGTGCTTGTAACCCTGATTTGATGAGAGAGCTTGGCCTTAGCCCTG ATGCAGTTTATGTACTGTGTTACTCTTTGATTCTTCTTTCGATTGATCTAACAAGCCCTCACGTGAAGAACAAAATGTCAAAGAGGGAATTCATCCGAAATACGCGACGAGCTGCACAGAATATTAGTGAAGACTTTGTAGGGCACCTTTATGACAACATCTACCTTATTGGCCACGTGGCTGCCTAA
- the FBXO8 gene encoding F-box only protein 8 isoform X1: MLLAGSQMGQGLWRIARNQQLQQQGYSGQGYLTREHGRRIPANNVSNTSHRKQAQGGIDIYHLLKTRKSKEQEGFINLEMLPPELSFTILSYLNATDLCLASCVWQDLANDELLWQGLCKSTWGHCSIYNKNPPLGFSFRKLYMQLDEGSLTFNANPDEGVNYFMSKGILDDSPKEIAKFIFCTRTLNWKKLRIYLDERRDVLDDLVTLHNFRNQFLPNALREFFRHIHAPEERGEYLETLITKFSHRFCACNPDLMRELGLSPDAVYVLCYSLILLSIDLTSPHVKNKMSKREFIRNTRRAAQNISEDFVGHLYDNIYLIGHVAA; encoded by the exons ATGCTACTAG CAGGCTCGCAGATGGGTCAGGGACTCTGGAGGATTGCTAGAAACCAACAATTGCAACAGCAAGGATACAGTGGACAAGGCTATCTTACCAGAGAGCATGGTAGGAGGATACCTGCTAACAATGTTTCCAATACGAGCCATCGCAAGCAAGCCCAAGGAGGCATTGACATCTACCACCTGTTGAAGACAAGGAAATCTAAAGAACAAGAAGGATTCATTAACCTGGAAATGTTGCCACCAGAGCTTAGTTTTACTATTTTGTCATACCTGAATGCAACTGATCTCTGTCTAGCATCATGTGTCTGGCAGGATCTTGCTAATGATGAGCTCCTCTGGCAAGG GTTGTGCAAATCCACTTGGGGTCACTGTTCTATATACAATAAGAATCCGCCTCTaggattttcttttagaaaattgTATATGCAGCTAGATGAGGGCAGTCTCACCTTTAATGCCAACCCTGATGAG GGAGTCAACTACTTTATGTCCAAAGGCATACTAGACGATTCACCGAAAGAAATAGCTAAGTTTATCTTTTGCACAAGAACACTGAATTGGAAGAAGCTGAGAATCTACCTTGATGAAAG GAGAGATGTTTTGGATGACCTCGTGACGCTGCACAACTTCAGAAATCAGTTCTTGCCAAATGCACTGAGAGAGTTCTTCAGACACATTCACGCTCCTGAGGAGCGTGGGGAGTACCTTGAAACTCTCATAACAAAGTTCTCTCACAGATTCTGTGCTTGTAACCCTGATTTGATGAGAGAGCTTGGCCTTAGCCCTG ATGCAGTTTATGTACTGTGTTACTCTTTGATTCTTCTTTCGATTGATCTAACAAGCCCTCACGTGAAGAACAAAATGTCAAAGAGGGAATTCATCCGAAATACGCGACGAGCTGCACAGAATATTAGTGAAGACTTTGTAGGGCACCTTTATGACAACATCTACCTTATTGGCCACGTGGCTGCCTAA
- the FBXO8 gene encoding F-box only protein 8 isoform X3: MGQGLWRIARNQQLQQQGYSGQGYLTREHGRRIPANNVSNTSHRKQAQGGIDIYHLLKTRKSKEQEGFINLEMLPPELSFTILSYLNATDLCLASCVWQDLANDELLWQGLCKSTWGHCSIYNKNPPLGFSFRKLYMQLDEGSLTFNANPDEGVNYFMSKGILDDSPKEIAKFIFCTRTLNWKKLRIYLDERRDVLDDLVTLHNFRNQFLPNALREFFRHIHAPEERGEYLETLITKFSHRFCACNPDLMRELGLSPDAVYVLCYSLILLSIDLTSPHVKNKMSKREFIRNTRRAAQNISEDFVGHLYDNIYLIGHVAA; this comes from the exons ATGGGTCAGGGACTCTGGAGGATTGCTAGAAACCAACAATTGCAACAGCAAGGATACAGTGGACAAGGCTATCTTACCAGAGAGCATGGTAGGAGGATACCTGCTAACAATGTTTCCAATACGAGCCATCGCAAGCAAGCCCAAGGAGGCATTGACATCTACCACCTGTTGAAGACAAGGAAATCTAAAGAACAAGAAGGATTCATTAACCTGGAAATGTTGCCACCAGAGCTTAGTTTTACTATTTTGTCATACCTGAATGCAACTGATCTCTGTCTAGCATCATGTGTCTGGCAGGATCTTGCTAATGATGAGCTCCTCTGGCAAGG GTTGTGCAAATCCACTTGGGGTCACTGTTCTATATACAATAAGAATCCGCCTCTaggattttcttttagaaaattgTATATGCAGCTAGATGAGGGCAGTCTCACCTTTAATGCCAACCCTGATGAG GGAGTCAACTACTTTATGTCCAAAGGCATACTAGACGATTCACCGAAAGAAATAGCTAAGTTTATCTTTTGCACAAGAACACTGAATTGGAAGAAGCTGAGAATCTACCTTGATGAAAG GAGAGATGTTTTGGATGACCTCGTGACGCTGCACAACTTCAGAAATCAGTTCTTGCCAAATGCACTGAGAGAGTTCTTCAGACACATTCACGCTCCTGAGGAGCGTGGGGAGTACCTTGAAACTCTCATAACAAAGTTCTCTCACAGATTCTGTGCTTGTAACCCTGATTTGATGAGAGAGCTTGGCCTTAGCCCTG ATGCAGTTTATGTACTGTGTTACTCTTTGATTCTTCTTTCGATTGATCTAACAAGCCCTCACGTGAAGAACAAAATGTCAAAGAGGGAATTCATCCGAAATACGCGACGAGCTGCACAGAATATTAGTGAAGACTTTGTAGGGCACCTTTATGACAACATCTACCTTATTGGCCACGTGGCTGCCTAA